The genomic stretch cttctatatgtatatatctttaGGTTGGATTAGATTGTTGCCAATGTAATCATGGCAATAGAGTCTCATTACAGCGTTaatgaaattacaaattgttttataaaatacgcTTGATATTAACATAAAAGATTTCTGTGGCAAATGTGCAGATACTTCTGCTAGCCATTGTAAAGGACATTCTAATGATCAGCAAGCGTCCGACGAACGTAATAACTATTATATAAGCCATCGAATAAACAATTAATAGTTTggtaaaagaaagagaataaaagTTCTTTGACTCATTCACTGGGTCTCCTGCAATCGGTGTAATCCTTGAATGTATAACCTTTTGATGAAGTCAGTGAGCATCCTCTGTCTAAATGCCAGAGGAGTAACATCACGACATGCTCATTGATATAATGGTGTTGCGTTTATTCTAACATAGAACTACTTGGGAAAGAAAAAGTCCTTTTCTATCAAGGATATCTCGTTTTTATCGAAGCCGTTCCATTTCTCATTATAGCTCTGGGAATAATTGATGGTTTTAGTATGACTTATTTTTGTGGGCGTTTTTTAATTAATGGAAGTGCTTCGAGTTATGTAAGTTTTAGGGATATCTGTAGGAATAAAAATAGCGTGTTTAATTGAGAAtgatttattgcaaataaaatcTCTCTTGAAATTATTAATGCATTTGTAGTTTGTATCATTCACAACTCACATTGTGGAGCCATCTACTGAACGCAGATTCAAACTAACGAGAGAGAATGTAGATAATTGCGAGCATTagtaaacaataattattaaaatttattgtatataatagaaaatatgacGAATTGGAAGGAAATACTCtttattgcaaaaataaaaatcctACCTATACTTTGCCtcataatatttacaatttcgTTGTTATATAtcaaacaatattatttttgaaatgcTTCGTTAGGAACGGCGGAAGATTTATAATCCTTCATAAAATTCGAAATTGCTTTTCTTATGTCCCACTTAGCTTCTTCTAAATAAGTCTGACACCAGTCGGTGTTCAACCTGGTCGCGTCTACAAATTTGGCTAGTAACTCTTTTTTCTCGCTTACACTAAAGCACGATGGTACGACGTCGTCGTGAAATCTTCCTTCTATATTATTTGGTGGAATTTCTTGTATAGTAGAATCTAATAGGTACTGatcatttataatattgtaTTCGTGATCAGGACCAGCTTGAATAATGAACGTTCTGTTGAACCACAGAATTTGCGATGTGGTGCTAATGATCCTCAATAGTCCGCAAACTGAGATTGCTAAGCATTTGCCATCATCATACATTATATCCAATACAAAAGAATTTCTATCGTGATAGGATCGTGGTAATCTCTTTAGACTAACTAGAATATTATCTTGTCCGTAATAAAGATGCTGTTGCCGTTTCTTATTTAAAtccacattttttaataaatttctacttGCTGTAAATTGAACGAGGTTCCGTTTATGAGCTACGGCTGCTGGAATCGCCAAGCTCATGGAATAAAATGCATTTTTGCAATACAGTCCTCTCAGAACTGTTCTATCCCTCTGATCGTACAGAGCGAAAAAGTGGTTGACGAATTTGGTGACTAACCCTTCCCTAGATTCATTTCTAAAGTAATTAGTATAGGTGAATGGTAGGCCAGATGTTCTAATGTAAACTCCATCCAATTGAAACAAATTGGGACAGTATTTCATAGCAGAGTCTATGTACTGTTTAGAACTAGAATAATTTTCGCAGAGAGGATTTCCATCTAACCATAACTTCAGTATACACAGATTTTTTAAAGGAGTAAGTGCTTCCATAGATATCAAGTTATTGTACCTTAAATCCAGATACTTTATAGAAGTCAAACCAGAAGTTTCTATAGGAATCAGGTTGAACAGTTCGTTTTTCTGAAGATTCAGGTGCTCTACCTTGGCAATTGAAGTCTttgttaattttaaaacatGACAAAAAGTTCTCTGTTGAGATAACGGACAATATATGGTGTTAGACATTTCAGAGTCTTTATGAAACTCTGACAAGTCTAAAGTTTTTCTATTAGAATTGTACATCTTGGTCAAAGCAGTTAAGATCAATGGCTGAATATTGAATTTCAGATCTTGAATGGATGCAAATCCTAAAGTTACGATCAAGATCAGTGGATCTCCATCTGGATTTTTGATTATTAAGTTAGTCTTGCATAGCTTGTCCAGAGCATGAGCACAATTACGTGCCAAAAAAAAGGTATCTTCTCCACTGGCTTGGTACTTAACAGGGATCAATTCTGCTGGTTCGATAGCACTCAGTATGGCTTTCAATACACTTTCTCTGCTGTATTGAGTTCCTTTCAGAATTTTAACTTTGTGCCACACATCTGAACGACCCATTAATGTCCTTTCT from Bombus terrestris chromosome 16, iyBomTerr1.2, whole genome shotgun sequence encodes the following:
- the LOC100642943 gene encoding nuclear RNA export factor 1; the encoded protein is MQRTSLPIVPMQLDSSIAIKISMGGSMFQERTLMGRSDVWHKVKILKGTQYSRESVLKAILSAIEPAELIPVKYQASGEDTFFLARNCAHALDKLCKTNLIIKNPDGDPLILIVTLGFASIQDLKFNIQPLILTALTKMYNSNRKTLDLSEFHKDSEMSNTIYCPLSQQRTFCHVLKLTKTSIAKVEHLNLQKNELFNLIPIETSGLTSIKYLDLRYNNLISMEALTPLKNLCILKLWLDGNPLCENYSSSKQYIDSAMKYCPNLFQLDGVYIRTSGLPFTYTNYFRNESREGLVTKFVNHFFALYDQRDRTVLRGLYCKNAFYSMSLAIPAAVAHKRNLVQFTASRNLLKNVDLNKKRQQHLYYGQDNILVSLKRLPRSYHDRNSFVLDIMYDDGKCLAISVCGLLRIISTTSQILWFNRTFIIQAGPDHEYNIINDQYLLDSTIQEIPPNNIEGRFHDDVVPSCFSVSEKKELLAKFVDATRLNTDWCQTYLEEAKWDIRKAISNFMKDYKSSAVPNEAFQK